A window of Platichthys flesus chromosome 23, fPlaFle2.1, whole genome shotgun sequence contains these coding sequences:
- the LOC133948990 gene encoding putative C-type lectin domain family 20 member A — MNLVLFLLCSGLVDFVAAANRFRRFYLNDTVQRHWNDSLEICENNSSSFVTLYDEEDAKSLEEFISGYINITQCNGMKTVWLGLRRNLENVTTWSNGDPYTFNLTNVTVTPEEQRCGAVENNKYKDFGCNKSLHFMCYEGNNYHLIDHMKKDWCQAQQYCRRHFKDLVSIHNGTQKKQVVEEGRGKTFWIGLLHDEWEWQDGSCSTYRSWKILESSENCTAQYVPYSNTLYGYTCSSEAGTLCSKGNVRIVVVRQNLTWESALDYCLANHSGLLWIEDEDDQDDVVEILKTLNVEGPLWIGLRQNPVFGFWIWSDRTVTYSHWEKDRTPEMPSSENCGVINMTSSRWQDEDCFKLHQFLCEEEISFIN, encoded by the exons ATGAACCTTGTGttgttcctgctgtgttcag GACTTGTTGACTTTGTAGCTGCAGCTAATCGTTTCCGACGGTTCTACCTTAATGACACAGTGCAACGCCATTGGAATGATTCGTTAGAGATATGTGAAAATAATAGTTCCTCATTTGTAACTCTGTACGATGAGGAGGATGCCAAGTCGCTTGAAGAATTTATATCGGGATATATTAATATCACTCAATGCAATGGAATGAAAACCGTCTGGCTCGGACTCCGAAGGAATCTAGAGAACGTCACCACTTGGTCGAACGGCGACCCTTATACATTCAATCTAACAAATGTCACTGTAACACCAGAGGAGCAAAGATGTGGAGCtgttgaaaataacaaatataaggATTTTGGCTGTAACAAGAGTTTACACTTCATGTGCTACGAGG GAAATAACTACCACCTGATTGATCATATGAAAAAGGACTGGTGTCAGGCACAGCAGTACTGCAGAAGACACTTCAAAGACTTAGTCAGCATCCACAATGGAACCCAAAAGAAACAAGTGGTCGAGGAAGGACGAGGCAAAACCTTTTGGATTGGACTCCTGCACGATGAATGGGAGTGGCAGGACGGGAGCTGCTCGACGTACAGATCGTGGAAAATCCTAGAATCATCAGAGAATTGTACAGCTCAGTATGTCCCGTATTCAAATACGTTGTATGGATATACGTGTTCCAGTGAAGCGGGAACACTTTGCTCCAAAG GCAATGTGAGAATCGTGGTCGTCAGACAGAATTTAACTTGGGAAAGCGCTTTGGATTACTGTCTCGCCAATCACTCAGGCCTGCTGTGGATTGAGGATGAGGACGATCAGGACGATGTCGTTGAAATCTTAAAAACCCTCAACGTCGAGGGTCCTCTCTGGATCGGCCTGAGGCAGAATCCTGTCTTCGGGTTCTGGATCTGGAGCGACAGGACGGTGACCTACAGCCACTGGGAGAAGGACCGAACGCCAGAGATGCCCTCGTCTGAAAACTGCGGCGTCATCAACATGACGAGCTCCAGGTGGCAGGATGAAGACTGTTTCAAATTACACCAATTTCTTTGTGAGGAGGAGATTTCTTTCATTAACTAA
- the LOC133948970 gene encoding C-type mannose receptor 2-like produces the protein MILVLFLLCSGFVHFAAAANRFRRFHLNDTVQRHWNDSLKICENNSSSFVTLYDKDDVESLQEFLEGQDYFWLGLRRIRENVTTWSNGDPYTFNLTNVTVTPEEQRCGAVENKEYKDFGCNKSLHFMCYEGNNYHLIDHMKKDWCQAQQYCRRHFKDLVSIHNETQKKQVVEEGRGKTFWIGLLHDEWEWQDGSCSTYRTWLEYPVPSEKCTAQNKYSPALYGFGCGNEAGSLCSKGNVRIVVVRQNLTWESALDYCLANHSGLVWIEDEDDQDDVVEILQTFNVEGPLWIGLRQNPVFGFWIWSDRTVTYSHWERDRTPEMPSSENCGVINVTSSRWQDEDCFKLHQFLCEEEISFIN, from the exons ATGATCCTTGTGttgttcctgctgtgttcag GATTTGTTCACTTTGCAGCTGCAGCTAATCGTTTCCGACGGTTCCACCTTAATGACACAGTGCAACGCCATTGGAATGATTCGTTAAAGATATGTGAAAATAATAGTTCCTCATTTGTAACTCTGTACGATAAGGATGATGTCGAGTCTCTGCAAGAATTTCTTGAGGGTCAAGATTATTTCTGGCTCGGTCTTCGAAGGATTCGAGAGAACGTCACCACTTGGTCGAACGGTGACCCTTATACATTCAATCTAACAAATGTCACTGTAACACCAGAGGAGCAAAGATGTGGAGCCGTCGAAAATAAGGAATATAAGGATTTTGGCTGTAACAAGAGTTTACACTTCATGTGCTACGAGG GAAATAACTACCACCTTATTGATCATATGAAAAAGGACTGGTGTCAGGCACAGCAGTACTGCAGAAGACACTTCAAAGACTTAGTCAGCATCCACAATGAAACCCAAAAGAAACAAGTGGTCGAGGAAGGACGAGGCAAAACCTTTTGGATTGGACTCCTGCACGATGAATGGGAGTGGCAGGACGGGAGCTGCTCGACGTACAGAACGTGGCTGGAATACCCAGTACCATCAGAGAAATGTACAGCTCAGAACAAATATTCACCTGCGTTGTATGGATTTGGATGTGGTAATGAAGCAGGATCACTTTGCTCCAAAG GCAATGTGAGAATCGTGGTCGTCAGACAGAATTTAACTTGGGAAAGCGCTTTGGATTACTGTCTCGCCAATCACTCAGGCCTGGTGTGGATTGAGGACGAGGACGATCAGGACGATGTCGTTGAAATCTTACAAACCTTCAACGTCGAGGGTCCTCTCTGGATCGGCCTGAGGCAGAATCCTGTCTTCGGGTTCTGGATCTGGAGCGACAGGACGGTGACCTACAGCCACTGGGAGAGGGACCGGACGCCGGAGATGCCCTCGTCTGAAAACTGCGGCGTCATCAACGTGACCAGCTCCAGGTGGCAGGATGAAGACTGTTTCAAATTACACCAATTTCTTTGTGAGGAGGAGATTTCTTTCATTAACTAA